TATTTCCACCACGCTCAAAGTAAAGTGTATCATGGTTTATCGCCCGTTTACCTTTAAAAACAGGTAACAAGGACCTTCCTGCCGCTGGCAGTATATCTTTCTCATTATATTGCTTAGGATAGGCCGTACCCGACAGTTCTAATATGGTAGGCAACACATCAATAATATGCCCTCTACCTACCACTTTACGGTGCTTCCACTTTGCCGGGAACGACGCAATAAAAGGGGTATTGATCCCTCCTTCATAAGGAAAAGTCTTCCAATATGAAAAAGGGGTATTGATGGCGTAAGCCCATCGATGAGTAATTGACTCGTAAGAATCGGGCCCGCCAAGTTCCGTAGCGTTTTTCGGTCCCGGCAATTGACCCCAATCTGCAAACACACGGCTTACATTTTCACCGGCAGCCCCATTGTCTGATAAGAAAAAAAACACCGTATTTTCGTACTGGCCATTTTGTTTTAAATGAGCTATCAATTTTCCAATATTTTGGTCTACCCTATCCAACATAGCTGCATGCACTTCCATACGTGCCGCCCAAGTTCTTTGTTCGTCAGCACTTAATGTATTCCAAGCAGGTATGGTAGACGGTCGTTCTCCAAGAGAGTGTCCCTCCTTAATAATTCCATTTTCAATAAGTTTCTTATAGCGAAGGTTACGTAAGGAATCCCAACCTATATCATACACTCCCTTATATTTGGCGATATCTTTGGGTAATGCCTGCAATGGCCAATGCGGTGCATTATAAGCCAGGTAGAGAAAAAAAGGTTTGCCGGAGTTCTTGTTCCCACTAATAAAATCGTTCGCTTTTTGCGAAATAGCATTGGTTAAATAAAAATCTTCTTCTTCTGCCACTATACGTTCATTATTTTCTATCAAGGGAGTAGGTTTTTCAGCATGTGGTAGATGATTAAAATATACCGAAGCCCCTTCAATGAAACCATAAAATTGGTCAAAACCTCGTTGTATAGGCCAGTAAAGAGAGTCACTTCCCACGTGCCACTTTCCTGCTAAAAAGGTCGCATAGCCGTTTGTTTTTAACGCTTCGGCTATTGTTACCGTATTCTCTGCCAGGTAACCTTGATAAGATGGCACACCTAAATTAATATTAAAGTAGCCAACACCTGCATCGTGCTGATACTGCCCAGTAAGCAATGATGCCCTGGTGGGGGCACATATCCCAACATTGTAAAATTCGCTAAACACCACCCCATTGTTAGCGAGTGCATCAATATGCGGAGTGCGGATTTCGGATCCGTATGCTCCTAAGTCAGAATATCCCATATCGTCTACTAATATCAACACCACGTTGGGTTTGGGTGAGTCAACTTGTTTATCGTTACTTTTACAGGAAAGTTCTAATGTTATTACTACAACCGCCAATAGATACTTAAAATATACTTTCATCAAAAAGTTTTGTTAAATGTAGAAATCAAATATATGGGTCTGCCGATAAACAAGCAATAAAAATCTACAAAAACAGTAGACTTTATTGTTGCCGTCATTAATGAATAATACATTAATGGCGCTCAAAAGCTTACTTGTTATAAACAATGCCAAAATATAAATTTTGGCACAGCCTTTGATAATGTTATAATAGGTTTAGGTTGATTAAAAAATGAAAAAGTCTGACATCCTCAAAAGTCAGGCTTTTTCTGTTTTAACGGAATGTAAAAGATAAAAGGTATCTTTACCTGATGACAATACCCGACAAACATTCGTTAGAGGTATGGATGCGGGGCCCTATTGATGGGGTTCCTACCTTACTACAGCCAGTCGCCCACGCCTTGTTACAGGTCAATGAAGATATTCATCAGTATACAATTGGTTTTTCAGACGCATTATTATGGAAAAAACCAGCGGGGATGGCTTCCGCAGCCTTTCATTTACTGCACATTCAGGGAGTTATTGACCGCATGTTCACCTATGCTCAAGAAGAGCGCCTTTCAGAAGAGCAGTTTATTTTTCTTCAAAACGAAGGTAAACAGCTAACAGGAATCACGGTACAGTCATTATGTCAGTCACTTGACAAACGCATTTCATTGGCCATTGATCAACTACGCGATACGGATGAAAATCAACTCAAAGCTATACGCTATTTAGGCCGCAAACGCATTCCCACTACCTTTCTGGGATTACTGTTTCATGCTGCGGAACATAGCCAGCGCCATGTGGGACAGTTGTTGGTTACAATTAAAATTCTGCAGGAAGGATTTCCAGTAAAACCTTAGCAATACCCCCATTCATGAATTGTAATCTTCGTTCCTGTAATTTTACAGAAACCTGTTTTCGGAAGAGTAAGATCGCAGACTGTGATTTCAAGCACGCCATTTTCATAAACATAGATCTCCTAGGTATTGATTTTTGTATCGACCCGGTACAAAACAGCATTTAAGGTACAAGGTTCTCAGCTGTTATGTTAAGTCATTTACCTAATCTATACCGTATCGAAATTGTTTATCCCTGGTAGCTAAAAAGCACTCATTTGCCTCCTCAATAAGCCGGTGATCATCTGTACCGGCCCGATCAACCAATACCATTAATTGTCTTTCGCAATAAGGCGAGACTTTTTGGAACAGCTGTTTCTGGATCTTCTTTTCCCTCCATTTCAAGCGAAACATAGCCTTTAAACCCCACTTTTCTAATGATCTCACCAATTTGCACATAATCTAGGTCAAGGTCATAATAATGTCCTCCACCGAAGTACGTTTTTGCCTGTATGATATTTGCATAAGGAAGTAAGCGTTCAAATTGTGGGTAAGGATCGCCAACATAATTACCGGTATCTAGATTCAATCCCATTGCCGGCGACGAAGCCAATGATTTATAGATTTTCTCAAGGTAATCAATATTAGACGATAATCCCCAATGGTTCTCAATAGCCAATATTACTCCCACTTTTTCAGCTTCTACCAAACATTCGCCCATACTATCAATGCACCAGTTGATTGCATCTTGATCGGTATACCCCGGCAAGGGTGTTTCTTTACCTGTCTGGTAGTAGTCCGGAGCCTTTCGTCCGGTACCCCAGCTGCCTGTGTTCATCCGGATACAAGGAATTCCCATCTGTACAGCAAGGTTAATACATTTAATGGTATGATCAATATCTTTCTTCCGTTCGTTGGCATCTGGTTTCACAAAACTCTGGTGAATCGATAACATCGGCAAGGCCAAACCGGCGTCAAAGGCTAATCGCTTTAACTTGTTCATATAAGGCAAAGTTTCATTTTCCATTTGCCTGTGCAAGATTTCCACGCCGTCAAACCCTAGTTTTGAAGCATTCTCGATGACACGCTCTATAGGATATTTTTCTTTTTCGAAATGCCAGTATGAATATGTTGATACAGCAAAACGTATTGGCATAGAAGTGGAGGTTGCCTCGTTGGTACGGGCTAAGGTTTTCGAAAAAGAGCTCCCTAATACCGTTGCTGCACCAATTATTGCAGCATTTTTTAACAGCGAACGTCTGGAAAAAGTAGTGTTATGAGCAACCTGCTTTTGTTTATAATTCATAAGATATCTATTGATGTGAAAAGAATTTTCGTTTCCTCTCTGTTATCTCACCTATATATGCACCGACTTCTATCAAATTTAAAGCAGGCACTTATCCTTAAGATTAATTCACTAACTTGGTTGTTGGCTCTGTAAATTTAGTTAACTAAATTTTATATTACACCAGAAGCCCTTGGTAAAAAATTTATATGAATTTCATTGGATAGCTAGCTTTGATTTGTCCTTTTGCTATCTTTTTGAGTTTTGGTGCCACTAGCTGTTTTGTTAATGGTTTGAGATAGTCGACATATAAAATCCCTTCCGTATGATCATATTCGTGTTGTATCATTCTTGCAGTTGTTCCACTAAATGTCTGTGTTTGTTTCTCAAAATCTTGGTTGTAATATTCTATAGTAACTGTCCAATTTCTTTTTACTTTTTGTGATAAATTCGGAATACTTAAGCAACCTTCATCGTCTTCCCAAAAACCACAAGAACGCTCAATCACATTTGCATTGATAAAGGTTTCCCTTATTCCCTTATCGTTTTCATCAAAAAAGGTTTGTCTGCCCACTTCTTCCAAATTTTCATAAGTTGTCTTGCTATCCACGACAAATAACCTAATTGCCTGTCCAATTTGCGATGCCGCCAAGCCGCAACCG
This Olivibacter sp. SDN3 DNA region includes the following protein-coding sequences:
- a CDS encoding arylsulfatase, which gives rise to MKVYFKYLLAVVVITLELSCKSNDKQVDSPKPNVVLILVDDMGYSDLGAYGSEIRTPHIDALANNGVVFSEFYNVGICAPTRASLLTGQYQHDAGVGYFNINLGVPSYQGYLAENTVTIAEALKTNGYATFLAGKWHVGSDSLYWPIQRGFDQFYGFIEGASVYFNHLPHAEKPTPLIENNERIVAEEEDFYLTNAISQKANDFISGNKNSGKPFFLYLAYNAPHWPLQALPKDIAKYKGVYDIGWDSLRNLRYKKLIENGIIKEGHSLGERPSTIPAWNTLSADEQRTWAARMEVHAAMLDRVDQNIGKLIAHLKQNGQYENTVFFFLSDNGAAGENVSRVFADWGQLPGPKNATELGGPDSYESITHRWAYAINTPFSYWKTFPYEGGINTPFIASFPAKWKHRKVVGRGHIIDVLPTILELSGTAYPKQYNEKDILPAAGRSLLPVFKGKRAINHDTLYFERGGNKAVRAGKWKLLKLNGDANWRLFDMELDPAEVHDLSSREHDRVQGLINSHQDWEKNHQVLNTDSLLKAAETAKSMLKFEEGVAETVKMN
- a CDS encoding DinB family protein; amino-acid sequence: MTIPDKHSLEVWMRGPIDGVPTLLQPVAHALLQVNEDIHQYTIGFSDALLWKKPAGMASAAFHLLHIQGVIDRMFTYAQEERLSEEQFIFLQNEGKQLTGITVQSLCQSLDKRISLAIDQLRDTDENQLKAIRYLGRKRIPTTFLGLLFHAAEHSQRHVGQLLVTIKILQEGFPVKP
- a CDS encoding pentapeptide repeat-containing protein; this encodes MPPFMNCNLRSCNFTETCFRKSKIADCDFKHAIFINIDLLGIDFCIDPVQNSI
- a CDS encoding sugar phosphate isomerase/epimerase codes for the protein MNYKQKQVAHNTTFSRRSLLKNAAIIGAATVLGSSFSKTLARTNEATSTSMPIRFAVSTYSYWHFEKEKYPIERVIENASKLGFDGVEILHRQMENETLPYMNKLKRLAFDAGLALPMLSIHQSFVKPDANERKKDIDHTIKCINLAVQMGIPCIRMNTGSWGTGRKAPDYYQTGKETPLPGYTDQDAINWCIDSMGECLVEAEKVGVILAIENHWGLSSNIDYLEKIYKSLASSPAMGLNLDTGNYVGDPYPQFERLLPYANIIQAKTYFGGGHYYDLDLDYVQIGEIIRKVGFKGYVSLEMEGKEDPETAVPKSLALLRKTINGIG
- the def gene encoding peptide deformylase is translated as MKLPILAYGHRILKQKCESIDRKYPNLEQIIRDMWETVQNANGCGLAASQIGQAIRLFVVDSKTTYENLEEVGRQTFFDENDKGIRETFINANVIERSCGFWEDDEGCLSIPNLSQKVKRNWTVTIEYYNQDFEKQTQTFSGTTARMIQHEYDHTEGILYVDYLKPLTKQLVAPKLKKIAKGQIKASYPMKFI